A window of Clostridiisalibacter paucivorans DSM 22131 genomic DNA:
TAACCAAAAGTGTATTCTATGTTTTTAGTCCAAAGTAGTGAAGATACTAATAGAAAAATAAACATTGTCAACCAAATGATATAACGATTAATAACTAATTTCCCTTGAACACTCCTAATAAAAAAAAGAATTCCAATTGTTGCTATTAACGCCCATTGAAAAATCCCTCCCATAGCAGATGTAGCATAAGGATTTAATTGAACACTAATATAAATTAGGAGTATCAATTTATGGAATTTTGATAATCCACTCATATCTCTTTCATTAGTCATTTATCCTGCTCCTTCATCTAAGATGAACTTTATTTATAACTTTTCTATAAAAGAAATCCATCGTCCCATTATCTCTTCACTTGAATATTCTGTGACTATTTCTTGTGCTAAAGTCCCATATCTTTCTGCTTCATTGGGATTCTCTAGTATATACCTAATAGCTCTACTAATACCTTTTGGATCTCCTGTAGGTACTAGTATCCCATTTTTATTATTGTCAATAAGTAATCTAGCACCACCCGGACTACAATCCGTAGAAACTACTGGAATGCCTAATGCCATAGCTTCTATCAATGCGTTAGGTATTCCTTCATAATCTGAAGTTAATACAAACACTTTTGCATCCCATATTTTCTCTAAAACATTCTCTACACGGCCCGCAAAAATTACGCTTTCCTCTAAGCCCTTGGTGTTGACAAGTTCTCTAATTAAGCTTTCATCTTTACCATCCCCATAAAATACCAAACTCAAATCTTTATGGTATTTTTTTATCTCAAAAAAAGCTTCTACCATTATATCTTGTCTTTTTTGTACAACATCAAACCTACCTACAAAAACAATTTTATTTTTCCTCCTACTATATGGAGCTCTTTTAACCTTATTTATGTTTATTGGATTTGCAATAATAACCCCTTTAGATTGTATATTATTAGAAAAATATTTCATGGCCTCTTCAGTTTGAAAAACTATTCCATCTGCCAAATTAAAGAACGCTCTTCTTATCTTATGATTAAGTCCATTAACTGAGTATGGATCTGATCTCTCAGAAACTATAATTTTTCTTTTGCTGTTTATTTTATTGATTAGTATATATAAACTGCCGATAGGATCGCCAAAAGTAATAACTAAATCTGGCCTTACCTTTCTTATTACCCGATGTAATCGATATTCAGCTATAATTGTTCCGAATAATAATCTCAATACTCTATTTTTACTTTGGTTAATATCTAGTCTAATTACTTCTATTTCCTCATTAATTTTTTGATGAGATTCTCCTGTATAAAACTCAATTATTGAAACCTTATATCCTGTATCACTCAATTGATTAGCTAACCAAATTATTATCTTTGATGCGCCACCATAGCTTATCTTAGGTATTAACAATACAATATTCATTAAGAAGTTTCCCTTTCCAAATTTTTAATGAAGTCATCTATGAAATTAAATCTTCTAGTTGAAATATTTTTTTTATCATATTTTGAAGATACTTTGAAATTTCGTATAGCTTGTCTTTCTAATGAATCTAAAGTAAAAGTTCTTAATATATTGATAATCTCATTAATATTTGATTTTGTATTTGAGAATATATATTCATTTTCTAAAAGTTCAGGTATACCACCAGTCGCAGCTCCGATACTAGGCAGCCCCCTACTCATTGCTTCAATTAATGCTCTTGGTAATCCCTCTTGTCTACTTGGCTGAATATATATATCAATTGTATCGAGCCATTCAAAAACCTTATCGTGGGATTTGGCACCTAGAAATTCAACTTGTTCTTCAACATTATATTTTTGGGCCATACTCTTTAGATATGAAGTATCGCCTCCACCCACTAATTGATATCTGTAATTGGTAACTCCACTTTCTTTTAATTTACCTAGAGCCCCAATAACATATTGTTGTCCTTTATAACGAACGTCCACCGCTGCTGTCGTTCCTATCACAATCTCTAAGGATTTACTGCTTTTAATTTTTTCAATTCTCTTAGTTAGGACTGCATCATCCATCTTTGGCAACGTTACATTGGAACAATTAGTTTGCTTCCCTTTCGTAGGATATCTTTTTTGTAAAAACTGATTAGTAACGTATATAACATAAGGCGCTTGTTGCAGTATTTTTTTTGTAGATCGCATCATAAAAGGTGCAACTAGTTTTCCTTTGAAGCTATGATTCCATAAGGAATCCCATGGACAACCTACCATTTCTACTAAGTAAGGTTTGTTCTTCTGCTTTGCATATCTAATAATTTTTGAAGAATAAGTTCCTGGTATCCTTGCTATAATTACATCTACATCATTCACTATTTTCTTAGCTATACTTTCAAATAATCTGTTACTTCTAAAATAAGTTTTATAGTTGTGAATATCTGGAACTTCCACAAAAAACAAACCATTGCCTTCAAATTTATTAAATCCTGATATATATTCATCACTAATGCGTTGTTTACGACCAATTACATATAATTCATCAAAATGTTTTAGATATCTGTTCCAATAATTTGTGTCATATCCTCGAAGATACAAGTTTCCATTTGAGTCTTCAAAAAATTTCAGTCCGTGTGCAAATAATACCTTCAAGCTCTCACCACCTTAATCATTCTTTCATATTCTTCTAATAGAGTATCCCAAATTTTATTTCTATCATATAAATCTTTCACTCTCTGAACTCCATTCTGCCCCATTTCTTTCCTTAATTCTGGATCTTCAATTAGAAGCAATAGAGCCTCGAATAAAGCACTCACATTTTTACTTTCAACAAGAATTCCAGTTTTTTGATCTTCAATTGAATCTTTACATCCTACGATATTTGTTGTTATCACAGGGGATCCAACTGAGTTTGCTTCAATGTTAACTAATCCAAATCCTTCTCTCCAAGAAGGCAGAACAAAAATATCACAACAAGCCATATATTCTAATGGATTATCAACCTGTCCAAAATATTGTACATTAGGCAATTCTCTAATCTCATCAAACAAAACACTATTTTGCACATTTTTAATTTCTGTTGGACCACATAGAATTAATCCAACATCATATTTTGACTCAACTAAATTCTTATATGCTCTTAATAGTTCAAAAACACCTTTTTCTTCTGTTATCCTTCCTACGAAACCTACTATTATTTCATGCTGCTTTATACCTAACTTAATAGCTATTTGTTCTCTATTGACTCGTATTTCCTCTGACCTTCCGATATCAATTCCTTTAACGCTACCGTTTAATAAAACATTAACTTTTATATTTGATCCTAATCCCGAAGAAATTGTAAACTCTTTAAGACTATTACTAACAGCAAAAACCTTGGTTGAAAGACTGATTGTCGCTTTTTCCATCCATTTAATGATTGAACGTCTTGCTCCTACTTCACTAGGATACTTTAACCCATGTAGATGATATGGTCTATTCTTTATTCTAAGCATCCTTGCAGCTGACATCGCCAAAAGACCACCTTTAGGTGTATGTCCATGAACAATTTGTGGCTTTTCTTTTTTAAGAATAGATATTATTTTAATCAGTGCAGATAAATCTTTTATGGGATTTATACCTCTACTCATACTAACCGGATAGTATTTTATATTACCAACTCTTTCTTGATATCGAACTTCTTCACCATCTGAGCAGATTACTATTAATTCATATCCTTTACTTTTCAATTTTTCGAATAATCCTTCTAAGAAGATTACCGACATTGAAACAGTAAATACATGTACTATTTTCTTCATCTCTTTTTCTCTACTACTTCACTTAGAACTACATTTGCATAGTTTAGAGCATTTTCTTCAGAAATTGATGCATAGTTGCAGTTATCTATGAGTTTGCTTAATATTTTCTTCTCTGTCTCATACATTGCTTCCGGTGAAAACCCTTCGTTAAAGTAATCCATAACTACAATAGATGGTGCCTTATGATAATTAAATTCATATTTATTAAGGTTAATTAATTTCCTTAGGCCTTCAGCCTTATCTCTTTCGATATCGCTTTTTCCTCTTTCAAGAACGACAATATCCGTTGCTCTAGAAAAATGCTTAATACTATCTTCTCCAAGATATGTATCAATCGACTTGTTTTTCTTAAAGGAAATCAATTCCATGATTGGCAATACCGAGGTGATTTTGTTGACAATAGTATCAACTTTAGATTCGTTTATATCATCATAATATCTAAAGGTGCTTGTCCACGGAACAGCCCATACATTTTCTCCATCTGTTAATGCAAAATCCTCTGCAATAAACTTGAAGTTATGGTCCTTACACAGCTGAATACTTGTGAGTGTTTTGCCTGTATTCGGCGGAGCAAATATAATAATCGATTGATTATCTTCATTAACTGCTGAACAATGTATAGTGGCTATCCCATTTTTTAATAGTAACCCTGCTGTAATATCAGTTAATGTGTATGACATTGAATGTAGACCCATTATTCTATGCTTCACATACTTCATATAGTTTTTGCCTACAATAACATTTATTTCGTTTCCATTAATCTCGATAGAATATCTTAATTTACTTTTGCCAAAGAAATTTCTTTCGTAGTAAACTTTATCCTCATTTCTGTTGGCGCTAAAATAATGGTATTTACCCATTTTATCAAGACTAATATCTGCACCAAAAACATCATTTGAATGTCTTACATCTACATTAATTTTTATCTTACACTCATCGAACTTTTCTTTTGTAGATTCTGGAGCTACCGTTCCATAAGACCAAGGAAACTCTTTCTCATTTGTTTTAACCCCTAAAATACCATCAACATAAACAAAATAATTCATAATCAACTTCCTCTTTTCATATAATAGTGTGTTCTGGTTTGATTTAATTTATCTTACTCACCGGAACCCCAACATATGTTCCAGGTTCAGTAATATCATTAACCACCACAGCCCCCGCACCAACTTTGCAACCACTGCAGATATTCACGTTATTGCTTACAACACTTCCAATTCCTAGCCATGTACTTTTACCAATACTCACACTCCCCGCAATCCCAACACCAGGGGAAATGTGCACATAATCTTCTATCAAATTGTCATGATCTAAACTACAACTTGTATTGATAATGCATCCTTTGCCAATTTTAGTAGAACTGTTGATCACTGCTCCAGCCATTACTACTGTACCGATGCCTATCTCAACATCAGTACCAATAACTGCACTAGGATGAATCAGACTAACTACTGATATTCCTTCATCTATCAATTTCTTTTGTATCTTCTCCCTCGTAGTATTATTTCCAATAGCAACAAAGAAGTCAGCTTCATCTTTATATATAAAAGTATCAGTAGTCTTACTAATAACTTCTAACCCCATAGATGTCTTAATAGACCCGTCATCATCGAGGAATGCGATACTTTGCCACTTATTCATTTTAATTGCGATATCAGCGACAACCTTTCCGTGTCCACTGGCACCAATAATAATCAATTTGTCTTTCATGATAAGTACATTCCTCTCTGAAATAATAAATATATGATTACAGTAATCTCTTAAGTCTAAATGTCTTAATTCTCAACCTTGCTTCCTTCAAAGTATTCCATCGTAACTGATGTATCTGAGCTAATACCTTCTTTTACAAAAACCTTCTTTATAGTAAGAAAAATAATCTTCCAATCACCTAACAAACTGACGTTATCTACGTACTCAACATCAAGATTGAACTTATCTTCCCAGCTGATAGCATTACGCCCATTGACTTGAGCATATCCTGAAAGACCTGGTCTCACTTCATGTCTTCTTTTTTGATGGTCATTATAGAGCTCTAAGTACTGAATTAGTAAAGGCCTCGGTCCAACAATACTCATATCACCTTTAAGAATATTGAGCAGCTCCGGAAGTTCATCTAATGAAGTAGATCTTAGCATCCTACCAAACTTAGTAAGCCTCACTGAGTCTGGTAGCAACTCTCCACTCTCATCCCTCTCGTCAGTCATTGTTCTGAACTTATACATCGTAAAAATCTTCTCATTAAGCCCAGGTCTTTTCTGTTTAAACAGTACTGGACTACCCAGCTTTAACCTAACAAGAATCGCAACGATTATAATCACAGGACTTAAAATCATAATTGCCATCAAAGACAAAATTAAGTCCATTGGTCGTTTGAGAAATCTTCCGTATATGCCCTTATTCACTTTAACTTCTTCTTTAACTTCACTCTGCATTTATAAGCACCTACTTATTATTTAGACCACAGTCCCTTTATAATCCCACATATCCTCTCAAGATCCTCATCCGTCATCTTCGTATCAGATGGCAAACACACACCATTCTCAAAGAGCCTCTCACTCACATCTCCACCTACATAATCATACTCAGCAAAGAATGGCTGCATATGCATCGGCTTCCACACAGGTCTTGATTCAATGTTTTCTTTCTCTAATGCTTCCATAACATCAAGAGGTCTAACTTTACCTTTCAATGTCATAACACTTAACCAGTAGTTCGGTTCATTCCATTCATTAACTGGCATGAACTCTACACCTTCAAACCCACCAAGTTCTCTCTTATAAAACTCAAAGATATATTTCTTCTTCTCAACTCTTTGATCTAATACTTTTAATTGTCCTCTTCCAATACCAGCAACTATATTACTCATTCGGTAGTTGAACCCTAACTCTGAATGCTGATAATGCCTTGCTTGATCCCTAGCTTGAGTAGCCCAAAAACGAACTTTTGCAATTTTCTCTTCATTATTAGAAACTAACATTCCACCTCCAGAAGTAGTGATTATCTTATTACCATTAAATGAAAATATACCATAATCTCCAAAGGTACCTGTATGTTTCCCTTTATAATATGTACCTAAAGACTCAGCAGCATCTTCTATAAGAGTCACGTTATGTTTCTTACATAAATCCACTATCTTATCCATATCAGCTGAAAGTCCATAAAGATGTACAACTAGAACAGCTTTTACCTCAGGATATTTTTGAAATGCTTCTTCTAACACCTTAGGACTCATATTCCAAGTTTCATAATCACTATCTATAAAAACTGGCTTAGCATGTTGATATATAATGGGATTAGCCGTAGCTGAGAAAGTCAAATCTTGGCAGAACACTATATCTCCTTCTCCAACCCCTGCTGCTTTAAGTGCCAAGTGTATAGCAGCACTACCTGACGCTAATGCAGCAGCATGTCCAATACATACTTTAGCGGCAAGTTCTTGCTCAAAACCATTTACATTAGGCCCTAGTGGTGCTATCCAATTTGCATCAAAAGCTTCTTTTACATATTCTTGTTCATAACCTTCATCACTCATATGTGGTGAGGCAAGCCATATCTTTTCAGCCATTTTTCGTACTCCCCTTCTTCTAAAATCTAATCTCTATTCCCATATACTTTAACTTTATTTGCAATTGGCTCAAATCTTTTATCATAAGCTTTATCAATATACACATTGGGCTGTTTACAGAAATCATCCCATTTAACCAATACACAATATCTATCTTCTTCACTATGGAAACATTTATTATTTGGTATGTAATAGTTATAACTAAATTCCTTTATTACTGTGCTATCATTAATTGCCACAATATTATGCTCTTTTCCACAGGAACTACATTCTTGACTGCCCTTATATATCGAATCGTACATCGCTGGTAACACTATTCCTAATATTCCACTTCTGGAATTACCTTTACCATTATATAGAGAAGCTTGAAGCTCTCTCATAATATAACGTTGTTCATACCAACCTAAATTTTCCGATGAGTACTGTCCAATTAAGAATAATGTTACTGTAGAATCTGATAAATAATCACTTCTAATTTTTTGCATAATATAATCTTCATCATCTGAATTAATTGGAGTGTTTAAAGATTTATCAATCATATCTACATCTAAATCATTTTGAATGTATTCCTTATAATCAATATCTTCAGTTTTAAACGATATGAAGCATTTGTGTCCCATCTAACACCCCTCCTTCTCTCCATCTTTATCTTTCTTCATATGAGTCATAATCCACATGCTATTCTCTCTAGAAATTAGGGATTCAACCCTCTCAACAAATGTTGACATTCTATCCTCACATCTAGAATAATCATCAAGTCCAGCATCGTAGAAGTATTTCTCTTTCTTTAGAGTTTCAGATATTGTTCTATAATTAATCCAATTCTCTTGAAATTTAAATGTTTTTAATCCCGAAGTCCCAATTGTTAATAAGACTGAAATACCAACTGTAATAAGTTCTTTTTCTTCTGGAACAATCAGAATCAGCACTGGAACAATAGCTGACAGAATGACAACTAACCATTGAAATAATTGATATAGTCTCTTATAATGGGTAGCTTTATCGCTATACCATTTAATTTGGTCTTGATAACGTACAGCTAAGTATTTATCGAAGTCATCTTTATTCATTCTGTCGCCACCTCCTTTTTGTTTAAATGTATGTATAAAATGCATCGAAGCACTTTGATTGCTTAATTAATCAAAATCTATATATTGTATGTCTAGTTATATCTAACACTATATCTTACATAAACCCCTCTCTTGATTGAATGGTACTACATGTAACCATTCTGTAACATTAGCCCTTTTATGCCAACCTCTGAAACCCTTGATTTTACTGGACTAGCAAGGTATTCATCCTTTCCCCATACTCACCTCGCCTTGATTCTCGAAGGATAAAAAGGAAACCCAATACATAGAAAAATGTCAAGAAAAAAGTTGATTTTAGCCTCATTTCTCGGTAATATTCAAGTTTTTAACAGCAAAAAAGCCCATCACGACATGATGAGCAAGAATTTTGATCCATACATACGCTCTCAGAGCGTTTTAAAATTAGTAGAGCAGACCTTTCTTTATCTAAAATAAACTGAGGTCAATATACAAAGTCTCATTATGTAATCTAAAATCACTGAGATGATCAGGACCAATTACAAAATACAGGATTGAAAAAATCAATTTTTTTGAGAAAACCTTGCACCAACTATTTTGTTTTCAGAATATTCTGATACTTGACATTGAACGATAACTACTATATAATTCGAACTAGTTCGAATTACGGCATACGTAAGCAATTGATTCTAAATATATAAAGAAGTTCGTAGCTCTATCCAAAAGTGGATGGAGCTTTTTTATTTGCAGCCTTCCCCGTTTAATACATCGAGAGAGCACTTTCTTCATATAATGTAAAAAGCTATCTCATTCCATCATGACAATACATCTCTCTCCTGAACGAGTTTCTTCCTATATATATGTAGAATAAATAAGCCGTTGATTTGAAAACAAAAGCTTAAACTGCCCAAAACTGAAAATTTTAGAGCAACTTCTGAAAAAACGACGCTTCAGTTTGGCCTGTGTCGGCTTTTCATTTAATTTTTGACCGATTGTTCCACAATCGACTAATCAGGCTCAAATTGGCCATAAACGCGATTTAGCCATTTCACTCTGAAAAAGCAGCAATCTAGCCAATACTTTATCTAAGTTTGGTACATTTTAGAGGTTAGAAGCTTTGCAATCTTTGCCTATGCTGCTCCATCAAGCATAATTGTTTTATGAAACTGTATATTTCATGATTGAGTTTTTTACATCGTATGTTATTATTTATTTCATATCGGGTACAATATTAATAAAGATTGACGCATTTTGTTATTTATAGTATCATATAATTAGATACGGGCATACTATAGCATTGAAAGGAGGCCCAAACTATGAAAACTTTATCAACTAAAAAATTAGCTGAAACAGTTAGAAACCTTAGAGAATCAAAAGGATTTACAAAAGAAGAACTCGGTAATTTAACCGGTATAAACAGAATTATGATAGGCCGAATTGAAAGAGAAGACTTTACTCCATCTATTGTACAGTTTGAAGCTTTATCAAATGTTTTAGGTTTTGATCTTACAGAAATGTTTGTTGAGAAAGAAAGAACTAACTCTTTTGTTGCTCTTCGAAGTGAAGCATTAAGCGATAGTGAAAAAAAAGGCGTAGAAAAACTATTCACTATGATGTTGTCACTTAGACAGCAAATTAAATTAAGGAGCTCATTTGAAAATGAATCCACTCACGCTTAATGAAGTCCAAGTAGATGAAATTCGCAAATTAGCTGGAGATGAGCGCCGATTTCTAGGCTTTGTAGGCGAAACACCTATTGCCAACGACATCTTTACAATTCTTGATAGACTAGACATCATGTTGCTGGAATATCCCATCGAACCTGAAGGTGATAGACCAGCTTTTTCTGCTGCTATTATGTATTCTGAAGAAGACGATAAAAAACTTACTTTCATCGGGCTAAATACTGCAGATTTTTATGATAAGCAAATCTTTGCTATTGCTCATGAGCTATATCACTATTACACAAAATCCGGCTCACATCTAAGCAGACCGGAAGATGAAGACAATAGCCTTATTGAAGTAAAAGCTAACCGTTTTGCAGCAGAGTTTTTGTTGCCTGAAACAGTACTAGAAAGTATTGTTCTTGAGGAGTTTAAGACATCTTCTCTTGAGAAAATTCAACATAAAGCACTGTTGAGATTTATCGCTAGACTCCACTGTACATGGTGGCTCCCATATCGTTCACTTGTCAGAAGACTGCACGAGATAGGTGCAATTTCATCAGAGCAGTATACAGAATTATACTCTGTTGATGAAAGAGATCTACAGGGTGAGTACGGTAAAATAGGTCAGGCTACTAATAAGGAAGTATTTCTTAAACTAAATCAACCAACTAAAAATA
This region includes:
- a CDS encoding glycosyltransferase: MNIVLLIPKISYGGASKIIIWLANQLSDTGYKVSIIEFYTGESHQKINEEIEVIRLDINQSKNRVLRLLFGTIIAEYRLHRVIRKVRPDLVITFGDPIGSLYILINKINSKRKIIVSERSDPYSVNGLNHKIRRAFFNLADGIVFQTEEAMKYFSNNIQSKGVIIANPININKVKRAPYSRRKNKIVFVGRFDVVQKRQDIMVEAFFEIKKYHKDLSLVFYGDGKDESLIRELVNTKGLEESVIFAGRVENVLEKIWDAKVFVLTSDYEGIPNALIEAMALGIPVVSTDCSPGGARLLIDNNKNGILVPTGDPKGISRAIRYILENPNEAERYGTLAQEIVTEYSSEEIMGRWISFIEKL
- a CDS encoding glycosyltransferase family 4 protein, coding for MKVLFAHGLKFFEDSNGNLYLRGYDTNYWNRYLKHFDELYVIGRKQRISDEYISGFNKFEGNGLFFVEVPDIHNYKTYFRSNRLFESIAKKIVNDVDVIIARIPGTYSSKIIRYAKQKNKPYLVEMVGCPWDSLWNHSFKGKLVAPFMMRSTKKILQQAPYVIYVTNQFLQKRYPTKGKQTNCSNVTLPKMDDAVLTKRIEKIKSSKSLEIVIGTTAAVDVRYKGQQYVIGALGKLKESGVTNYRYQLVGGGDTSYLKSMAQKYNVEEQVEFLGAKSHDKVFEWLDTIDIYIQPSRQEGLPRALIEAMSRGLPSIGAATGGIPELLENEYIFSNTKSNINEIINILRTFTLDSLERQAIRNFKVSSKYDKKNISTRRFNFIDDFIKNLERETS
- a CDS encoding glycosyltransferase family 4 protein, whose product is MKKIVHVFTVSMSVIFLEGLFEKLKSKGYELIVICSDGEEVRYQERVGNIKYYPVSMSRGINPIKDLSALIKIISILKKEKPQIVHGHTPKGGLLAMSAARMLRIKNRPYHLHGLKYPSEVGARRSIIKWMEKATISLSTKVFAVSNSLKEFTISSGLGSNIKVNVLLNGSVKGIDIGRSEEIRVNREQIAIKLGIKQHEIIVGFVGRITEEKGVFELLRAYKNLVESKYDVGLILCGPTEIKNVQNSVLFDEIRELPNVQYFGQVDNPLEYMACCDIFVLPSWREGFGLVNIEANSVGSPVITTNIVGCKDSIEDQKTGILVESKNVSALFEALLLLIEDPELRKEMGQNGVQRVKDLYDRNKIWDTLLEEYERMIKVVRA
- a CDS encoding acetyltransferase, which codes for MKDKLIIIGASGHGKVVADIAIKMNKWQSIAFLDDDGSIKTSMGLEVISKTTDTFIYKDEADFFVAIGNNTTREKIQKKLIDEGISVVSLIHPSAVIGTDVEIGIGTVVMAGAVINSSTKIGKGCIINTSCSLDHDNLIEDYVHISPGVGIAGSVSIGKSTWLGIGSVVSNNVNICSGCKVGAGAVVVNDITEPGTYVGVPVSKIN
- a CDS encoding sugar transferase; its protein translation is MQSEVKEEVKVNKGIYGRFLKRPMDLILSLMAIMILSPVIIIVAILVRLKLGSPVLFKQKRPGLNEKIFTMYKFRTMTDERDESGELLPDSVRLTKFGRMLRSTSLDELPELLNILKGDMSIVGPRPLLIQYLELYNDHQKRRHEVRPGLSGYAQVNGRNAISWEDKFNLDVEYVDNVSLLGDWKIIFLTIKKVFVKEGISSDTSVTMEYFEGSKVEN
- a CDS encoding DegT/DnrJ/EryC1/StrS family aminotransferase; its protein translation is MAEKIWLASPHMSDEGYEQEYVKEAFDANWIAPLGPNVNGFEQELAAKVCIGHAAALASGSAAIHLALKAAGVGEGDIVFCQDLTFSATANPIIYQHAKPVFIDSDYETWNMSPKVLEEAFQKYPEVKAVLVVHLYGLSADMDKIVDLCKKHNVTLIEDAAESLGTYYKGKHTGTFGDYGIFSFNGNKIITTSGGGMLVSNNEEKIAKVRFWATQARDQARHYQHSELGFNYRMSNIVAGIGRGQLKVLDQRVEKKKYIFEFYKRELGGFEGVEFMPVNEWNEPNYWLSVMTLKGKVRPLDVMEALEKENIESRPVWKPMHMQPFFAEYDYVGGDVSERLFENGVCLPSDTKMTDEDLERICGIIKGLWSK
- a CDS encoding TIR domain-containing protein; this translates as MGHKCFISFKTEDIDYKEYIQNDLDVDMIDKSLNTPINSDDEDYIMQKIRSDYLSDSTVTLFLIGQYSSENLGWYEQRYIMRELQASLYNGKGNSRSGILGIVLPAMYDSIYKGSQECSSCGKEHNIVAINDSTVIKEFSYNYYIPNNKCFHSEEDRYCVLVKWDDFCKQPNVYIDKAYDKRFEPIANKVKVYGNRD
- a CDS encoding DUF4231 domain-containing protein produces the protein MNKDDFDKYLAVRYQDQIKWYSDKATHYKRLYQLFQWLVVILSAIVPVLILIVPEEKELITVGISVLLTIGTSGLKTFKFQENWINYRTISETLKKEKYFYDAGLDDYSRCEDRMSTFVERVESLISRENSMWIMTHMKKDKDGEKEGC
- a CDS encoding helix-turn-helix transcriptional regulator, whose product is MKTLSTKKLAETVRNLRESKGFTKEELGNLTGINRIMIGRIEREDFTPSIVQFEALSNVLGFDLTEMFVEKERTNSFVALRSEALSDSEKKGVEKLFTMMLSLRQQIKLRSSFENESTHA
- a CDS encoding ImmA/IrrE family metallo-endopeptidase, producing MNPLTLNEVQVDEIRKLAGDERRFLGFVGETPIANDIFTILDRLDIMLLEYPIEPEGDRPAFSAAIMYSEEDDKKLTFIGLNTADFYDKQIFAIAHELYHYYTKSGSHLSRPEDEDNSLIEVKANRFAAEFLLPETVLESIVLEEFKTSSLEKIQHKALLRFIARLHCTWWLPYRSLVRRLHEIGAISSEQYTELYSVDERDLQGEYGKIGQATNKEVFLKLNQPTKNIGTSPNEIEIIIRNFEDNLIDEDKFAETLSLFNRTPDEFGYEIKVSQEDIDELDAFFSGEDDDED